A single genomic interval of Lathyrus oleraceus cultivar Zhongwan6 chromosome 7, CAAS_Psat_ZW6_1.0, whole genome shotgun sequence harbors:
- the LOC127104168 gene encoding uncharacterized protein LOC127104168 gives MQKDQRDFYKFSKEHFEWEKKLNEWNYNNEAMPVFPDHIIGELEEKNDQPLKEEEVKEKKKQKKAMFSGAHGSSSSGLPKEDTIERPRKKAINNMNLKQVKTIGVFEEDTERKKENKYENVVEESYDEDGRPLNELLMQVAKDKKEIMADAPERVQGKKIFEKEKVSDDEEGDQNDKEQEEDKEKEKLDGMAGSEKDDKEEAGNGLNGQQENETIS, from the coding sequence ATGCAAAAGGACCAGAGAGATTTCTATAAATTTTCAAAGGAACATTTTGAATGGGAAAAGAAACTGAACGAGTGGAACTACAACAATGAAGCTATGCCAGTTTTTCCAGATCATATCATAGGAGAACTTGAAGAGAAAAATGATCAACCCCTGAAAGAGGAGGAAGTGAAGGAAAAGAAGAAGCAGAAAAAGGCAATGTTCTCGGGTGCGCATGGATCGTCTAGCTCTGGCCTACCCAAGGAGGACACCATTGAGAGGCCTAGGAAAAAGGCCATAAATAATATGAACCTTAAACAAGTGAAGACCATAGGCGTGTTTGAAGAGGACACtgaaagaaaaaaagaaaataaatatgAAAATGTTGTTGAAGAGAGTTATGATGAGGATGGAAGACCATTAAATGAGTTGTTAATGCAAGTTGCTAAGGACAAGAAAGAGATTATGGCCGATGCACCTGAAAGGGTGCAAGGTAAAAAGATCTTTGAAAAAGAGAAGGTCAGTGATGATGAAGAGGGAGATCAGAATGACAAAGAACAAGAAGAAGATAAGGAGAAGGAGAAGCTTGATGGCATGGCTGGTAGTGAGAAGGACGACAAGGAAGAGGCTGGAAATGGCTTAAATGGGCAGCAGGAGAATGAAACAATTTCTTAG
- the LOC127107069 gene encoding xyloglucan endotransglucosylase protein 6: protein MSSKMCVFYGLFVCLMLVFCVSMSTSSRFDELFQPSWAFDHFVHEGDLLKLKLDNSSGAGFGSKNKYMFGKVSIQLKLVEGDSAGTVTAFYMSSEGTKHNEFDFEFLGNSTGEPYSVQTNVYVNGVGNREQRLNLWFDPTKDFHSYSIFWNQRQVVFLVDETPIRVHTNMEHRGIPYPKDQAMGVYSSIWNADDWATQGGRVKTDWSHAPFLVTYKSFEINACECPVSVAGMDNRKRCSSSEDKKYWWDEPKLSELNLHQSHQLMWVRAKHMVYDYCNDASRFPVTPLECLHHRHRLL, encoded by the exons ATGTCTTCCAAAATGTGTGTGTTCTATGGGCTGTTTGTGTGTCTTATGTTGGTGTTTTGCGTGTCAATGTCTACCTCTTCAAGGTTTGATGAACTCTTCCAACCAAGTTGGGCTTTTGACCATTTTGTTCATGAAGGAGATCTTCTTAAACTCAAACTTGACAACTCTTCCG GAGCTGGTTTTGGATCGAAAAACAAGTACATGTTTGGAAAAGTATCAATCCAACTTAAGCTTGTTGAAGGTGATTCTGCTGGAACTGTTACTGCTTTCTAT ATGTCATCTGAGGGTACAAAGCACAACGAGTTTGATTTTGAGTTCTTAGGAAACAGCACAGGTGAACCTTATTCTGTTCAAACAAATGTGTATGTTAATGGAGTTGGTAACCGTGAACAAAGACTTAACCTTTGGTTTGATCCTACTAAGGATTTTCACTCTTACTCCATTTTCTGGAATCAACGCCAAGTTGT ATTTTTGGTGGATGAAACACCAATAAGAGTACACACAAACATGGAACATAGAGGAATTCCATATCCAAAAGACCAAGCAATGGGAGTATACAGTTCAATATGGAATGCAGATGATTGGGCAACACAAGGAGGAAGAGTGAAAACAGATTGGAGTCATGCACCTTTCCTTGTAACCTATAAATCCTTTGAAATCAATGCTTGCGAGTGTCCGGTATCGGTGGCTGGAATGGATAATAGAAAGAGATGTAGCAGTAGTGAAGATAAGAAATATTGGTGGGATGAACCAAAACTGTCAGAGCTTAATTTGCATCAGAGTCATCAACTAATGTGGGTTAGGGCTAAACATATGGTTTATGATTATTGTAATGATGCTTCTAGGTTTCCTGTTACTCCTCTTGAGTGTCTTCATCATCGTCATAGATTGTTGTAA